The genomic stretch TTCCTGCCACATTCCTGATTACTCTCCACAACACTTTGAAGCTTTTGCTGAAAGCATCCAAGGCAAAGTGTATGACCAATTCTCCTTATTTGGCGACCAATTCGACGATCTTCTAACCCTGATGCAAGCATCGCAAGGGGGACTACATGATCTAAAATTCCCCTGAAGAAATCGCCCAACTTACCAAAGCCGATCAGgaccatcttgaagaacttgaccAGCATCTTGcccttctttttctctgttAATGCTCTGAAATGATAATGATCTCATTCGTTTCCCATTTCCATTGCGCACTCTCGATGATTTAGCTGGTATCAAATTGATGAACAGAATTATTCAATCTTGTAGGGACTTTGAAAGTTGAACATGAACACCCATTAAAACTGACTTTCAGACCCCCTACCCAGTAATATTATGTGTTGAGTAGGTTCAAGATTCCTACCCTCTACAGTGGAGCTGGTGTATTCAAAAGCAATACTGTTTTCGGCTCTGTAAAAAGGCCAGAAATGGGCTATTGGAGCATGATGTAGAATAGAAAGAGGTAATGCTTGAAATGGGGTACTTAAGGAACTAAAAAATGGCAAGAGTTTTAAAGTTTTGACTTCTTATCACATTTTGACATTTTTGCGCTGGAAGATCCGAAAAAACTGATCTTCACATAGAACGACTTCTATTTTGTAGGTTTTGCCAGTTGTAAGTACATCATTAGTTCCCATACCAGCATATACTTACTTATATTTCGCTGTTGAAGACATCTATTTTGGTTAGTTTTGGTAACTAACACTGCAGCATTTATCTCCCGCATAATAATTTTATTGCGCGTCTCATTTTGCGTCTGCGAAAGATGATTTAAACAATTTATAATCATTTCTCTGAAAACTCTACCACACCTTTCTTTGACTCATTTCCAAAAGTAATTCCACACATTTGATATGTCCACATCAAAGGCACTGTGAATGAAGCATGTCTGTGAAACAGGAATTTTCCCCAGGCGCATGTTTGGCTACAACAGCCGCGTATTCGACCTCCCAGTTCACGTTTAAAGATCTTCGTGATTTGAATGACCCACTGCTATCGTACTTGCTGCCACTCTCTGTGATATCGCTTATAGATCTAAATGCGTTTTTTGCCCAGGTGGAGCAGTTGCGGTTGGGTTTGCCTGTGGAAACACCTGTAGTTTGTGTTCAGTGGCTGACTTTGATCGCCGTCTCATACGCTGCTCGTAAGTTTGGCATTGGCAGATTGGATACCCTCCAGTCCGCTAAACAAAAGTGTCCCAATCTTGTGTGTGCCCATGCTGCAGTTTTCAAAAAGGGGGAATCGCACTGGGCATATACTAAGGGCTTGCCCAACCAGGCAACGCACAAGGTGTCCTTGGATCCTTATCGTCGTGAGAGTAGGAAGATTGTCAAGATCTTCCAGCAACATTGTGATTTGGTAGAAAAGGCTAGTGTGGACGAGTCGTACTTGGATTTGGGAAGACTAGTTTACAAAAAACTTCTTAGCCTATTCCCCCTACTTGCTGAAGGTCAAGATTCAGATTATATGCCTTCGTTGCCCGACACTTTACctgaagaacttcaatttcgtGGGGTCGTAATAAAGTctaccgaagaagaaaacctCATTCAAAATAACACAATCATGAGTTTGTCGCAACAATTTCCCGAGGGACCACCTACAATAGGTGACTGGGATGATGTATGTATGCTAATTGGATCTATGATTGTCTTGGATATCCGTAAGGCACTTTACGACGAAATGGGATACACCACATCCGCAGGAATAGCCAGTAACAAACAAGTTGCCAAACTTGCTGGTGGATTCAAGAAACCAGACAACCAATGTGTGATCAGAAATCGACTGACCTACAGTTTCTTAAACAACTTTGAGTTGAATGACGTTACCAGCATGGGTGGCAAGACAGGAGATTTCGTGCTACAGAAATTGAGAGTACCGCCTGACAAGGGGATTTCGTACATCAGAGAAAACTTTACTTTAGAGgctattgaagaagagtttaATGATGATATACCTTTGGCAAAGAAGATATACGAGATTGTGAGAGGGAACCATCGCCGTGAACTAGTGAATAGGATGGATGTAAAATCAATGATGTCCCgcaagaacttcttggcGAAGCACCCAGTGGAGACATTGAGTGATGCTGATTCGTGGATTAAAGTGTTCGCAGGGGATTTGTACAATAGAATGATCGAACTTGACGAGGAGAATTTACGTTTGTCAATGCTGCAGGTTtcaaacaaagaaaagggTGTCATTAAAAGACCCAAAACATTGTCGATTAACTTAGGTACATCGAGTGGAATCCGACGCTCTAAGCAAGCCCAGTTGATGCAATATAGTTCTTTGGATAGGCTATGGGAGCATTTTGAGCAAATTGGATATAGAATTCTAAgagatcttcttgaaacGATAACAGAAACAGCAAAACTCAATGGCGGAAGAACgttgaaggaattggaagcgCAAAGTCTTGATCCCAGGAAAATAAAGGTTGCGTCCATTAGCCATCTTTCATTAACcatttccaatttcatAAAGGCTAATGATTCTAGTCTTATAGACTCCTATACTGGAAATACCGAAACCGACAAGGAATCCGCACAAGCGAAATTGAAGCAGATGTTTGATGAAGTGAATAAATCAGCATTGGAAAAGCAGGAAAAGGAACCTTCCCCTGCTCCGCAGCCACGAATAATATCGAGCGAAGACAAATCctacatcaagaaattATTTGACGACTTTCAAATGTCCAATCATATCGAGGAAGCTTCCAAGAGCCCTAAACGTTCAGAAAACAAGGCACAAGGCTCTTCCATGAAAACGTCTTCCGAAAAGCACGATTCAAAATATATCAAAAAATTATTTGAAGATTACCAAACACAAGCTTCCTTGGACCTCACGCTCAAGAGCAATTCCGGAATCCAGCATGCTAAGGAGGAAAATACTAAAGTCAGGAATGCCAAAGAAATACCACGACCTAGGCTGAAGAGTCCAGCCCAAAATCCCCCAAAGAGGAAGTTGGATAttttccaatctcttcaaaaacGCCAAAAACCTCAAAGCAAAAGCACGGATGACTTCCTCAACACTTTATTGCAGACCATGTATTGCCCTCAATGCAAGGAGGAAATCGACAATGCTGTCGAACATAATGATTTCCATGTAGCGATGGAGATTTCCAATAGAATTAATGGGCACTAGAATACCTTCCGAGAACGAATCAATTGTCAATATGTAATTATTCAACTACTAATTATGTGTATGTAATAAATATAGCACTAAGTTTCCATATTCATAACTAAATTCATAATTCTCTCCTTATGCTCCTGTTGGTTTGCCTTCTCTCTTAGAATAGTTTCGGCAAATTTTGTATCGGTTGGTAGATTAAGCTGTTTCACGTTAGTTTTCTTTCCGCTCTTTGTTAAGAGACTGAAGCCAACCTTGCCTTTATTTTCGGATGGTTGTTCGTTGGCCACTCTAGTTGGGATGGGAACGCTGAATTTACctcttgatgatgatgCAATACTTTGATTGGACACGTACGAATCTAGGACGATTTTCttatattcttcttccaactcatCTGcgaacttcttgtcctCTGCTAGCTTGattttttcagtttccGTAAGAACGCGTGTATGTTCCTTAATGTCCTCATCTTCCAGAGAATCGCCGACTTCACTTTCTCCATCACTTGATCCAGATTCATCATCATtatcgtcatcttcttcctcttggtcatcgtcatcatcatcatcatcttcatcatcatcctCATCATCATAGCCATCATCATCACCATA from Scheffersomyces stipitis CBS 6054 chromosome 2, complete sequence encodes the following:
- the RAD30 gene encoding DNA polymerase eta subunit (DNA polymerase eta subunit Radiation sensitive. Replication fork is protected from inaccurate synthesis by Pol eta in the absence of DNA damage~go_process DNA repair); amino-acid sequence: MSVKQEFSPGACLATTAAYSTSQFTFKDLRDLNDPSLSYLSPLSVISLIDLNAFFAQVEQLRLGLPVETPVVCVQWSTLIAVSYAARKFGIGRLDTLQSAKQKCPNLVCAHAAVFKKGESHWAYTKGLPNQATHKVSLDPYRRESRKIVKIFQQHCDLVEKASVDESYLDLGRLVYKKLLSLFPLLAEGQDSDYMPSLPDTLPEELQFRGVVIKSTEEENLIQNNTIMSLSQQFPEGPPTIGDWDDVCMLIGSMIVLDIRKALYDEMGYTTSAGIASNKQVAKLAGGFKKPDNQCVIRNRSTYSFLNNFELNDVTSMGGKTGDFVLQKLRVPPDKGISYIRENFTLEAIEEEFNDDIPLAKKIYEIVRGNHRRELVNRMDVKSMMSRKNFLAKHPVETLSDADSWIKVFAGDLYNRMIELDEENLRLSMSQVSNKEKGVIKRPKTLSINLGTSSGIRRSKQAQLMQYSSLDRLWEHFEQIGYRILRDLLETITETAKLNGGRTLKELEAQSLDPRKIKVASISHLSLTISNFIKANDSSLIDSYTGNTETDKESAQAKLKQMFDEVNKSALEKQEKEPSPAPQPRIISSEDKSYIKKLFDDFQMSNHIEEASKSPKRSENKAQGSSMKTSSEKHDSKYIKKLFEDYQTQASLDLTLKSNSGIQHAKEENTKRKLDIFQSLQKRQKPQSKSTDDFLNTLLQTMYCPQCKEEIDNAVEHNDFHVAMEISNRINGH